The Psychrobacter sp. 28M-43 genome segment AACTTAACGCGCATTGAGCTGGAGGGCTAACCACGATGAAATTTTTACACAATATGTTCGATCGTATGGAGCCATCTTTCACCAAAGGCGGCAAACACGAAAAGTACTACGCTATTTTTGAGATGTTTGATACGTTCTTACGTCAACCAAGCTCAACCACATATGCGTCATCGCATGTACGTGACGGGATTGACCTAAAACGTATTATGATTACTGTATGGCTATGTACCTTCCCAGCAATGTTTTGGGGTATGTACAACATCGGTCATCAAGCACTAACCGCTATCGCTCAGCTTGGCTTGCAGCCTGAAGGCTGGCGTACTGTGATCACTAGCATGGCAGGCTATAACCCAGATAGTATCTGGGCAAGTTTCGTCTATGGTGCGATGCAGTTTTTGCCTATTTATATCGTGACGTTTGCGGTAGGTATTCTCTGTGAGATTATCTTTGCTGTCGTCCGTGGACACGAAGTTAACGAAGGTTTCTTTGTGACTTCAGTTCTATTTGCATTATGTCTACCACCTGATATTCCTTTATGGCAAGTTGCCCTAGGTATTATCTTCGGTGTAGTCGTCGCAAAAGAAGTGTTCGGTGGTACTGGTAAAAACTTCCTTAACCCTGCCCTATCGGGTCGTGCATTCTTATACTTTGCTTATCCAGCCTATATGTCTGGTGACTCAGTATGGACAGCAGTAGATGGTTTCTCAGGTGCAACCCCTCTTGGCCTTGCAGCCCTTGGTGTGGTTCCTCAGGACTTCGTCGATGTCTATGGTAATGCCATCACGTGGAGTGATGCATTCTTAGGTAACATGCAAGGTAGTATCGGTGAAGTATCGACGCTAGCTATCCTAATGGGTGCTGCAGTGTTGCTATGGACGCGTATTGCTTCTTGGCGCATTATGGCAGGTTGTGTGGTCGGTCTGATTGCGACGTCTCTTGTATTCAACATGATTGGCTCTGAAGACAATACGATGATGAGCTTGCCGTTCTACTGGCACTTGGTTATCGGTGGCTTTGCTTTCGGTGCTGTATTTATGGCAACCGACCCAGTATCAGCTGCGCATACAAACAAAGGCCGCTGGGCTTACGGTATCTTGATTGGTTTTATGACCGTATTGATTCGCGTCATCAACCCTGCTTTCCCAGAAGGCATCATGCTGGCCATTCTATTCGCCAACTTATTTGCTCCATTGTTTGATTACTTTGTGACTCAAGCAAATATCAAACGCCAAACCGCTCGGAGGGTTCGCTATGTCCAAGCCCAAAAGTAATAACGCGAAAACCATCAGTGTGGCTTTGACGCTATGCTTGGTGTGTTCAGTGTTGGTCTCAGCAGTGGCTGTTGGTCTAAAGCCTGCGCAAGTCGAAAACGCACGTTTAGACCGCAACAAAAACATCTTAGTTGCGGCTGATATGTATGACGCTGAGTCTGATACAGCAGATGATGTCGCCGAACGTTTTAAAGACTTTGAAGTAAAAATCATTGATCTAAACGAAGGTACTTATCTCGATGATGATGCGCTAAAAACTGCTGGCATCCCTGATCGTAATGCTTATGACGCCAGTCAAGCGACAAAAAACCAAGCTCTAAGTGAAGACTTGGGTGACAACGATCCTGCTGGTATTGGTCGTAAGCCAAAATATGCCAAGGTCTATGTTAAAAATGATGACGCCGGTCAACCAGAAACGGTTGTATTGCCAATTCAGGGCTACGGTCTATGGGGCACTATCTATGGTTTCTTAACGCTCGAAAGTGATATGAATACCATCAAAGGTATCAGTTTCTATGAGCATAAAGAAACCCCAGGTCTTGGCGCTCGTATCGAAGAGCCAGAATGGCGTGCAAAGTGGAGCGGTATCGAGTCTTATGACGAGAATGGTAACGTTGCCACTGGTGTAACCAAAGCTGGTAACCCAAAAGAAAACTGGGTTGATGGCATCAGCGGTGCAACATTGACTAGCCGTGGAGTCAGCAACATGATTCAGTTTTGGTTAGGCGAGCAAGGTTATAAGCCTTATCTAGATACGCTACGCGAAAAGAGCGGCCAAACGGTTGAAGGTGCAAACACGCAAGCAAGTCAATCAAAGCTGGCAGCTCAACCTAAAACCGAATTGGCAGCCAAGCTACCAGTAGCAAACGGCAAGGAGGCATAACATGGCTGACACTAAAAGCATTTTAACCACGCCTATCTTTGATAATAACCCTATTGCCCTACAGATCCTTGGTATCTGTTCGGCATTGGCTGTCACCACCAGCATGGCTAACGCTATGGTCATGTGTGTGGCATTGACCTTAGTAACGGCATTTTCAAGCTTCTTTATCTCGATTATCCGTAAGCAGATTCCATCAAGCATTCGTATCATCGTACAGATGACGATTATTGCTTCGTTGGTTATCTTGGTTGATCAGGTACTAAAAGCAGTTGCTTATGACGTCAGTAAAGGTTTGTCAGTTTTCGTTGGTTTGATCATCACGAACTGTATCGTTATGGGCCGTGCTGAAGCATTTGCTATGAGCAACCCACCAATCCCAAGCTTTTTAGATGGTATTGGTAACGGTCTTGGTTACTCAGCAGTATTGCTATTCGTCGCAACTATCCGTGAGCTATTGGGCGCTGGTACTTGGTTCGGTATTACGATTCTACAGCCAGTCACTGATGGCGGTTGGTACATACCAAACGGTTTATTATTGTTACCACCATCAGCGTTCTTTATCATTGGTTTGTTCATCGCTGTTGTCCGTATCTGGAAACCAGAACAAGTTGAAGAAGCTGAGTTTGTAATGAAGCCGCAATCTAAAGGCATGGCACATGGAGGCGGTCACTAATGGGACATTATGTTAGTTTATTTATAACCTCAGTCTTTATTGAGAACATGGCGCTTGCCTACTTTTTAGGCATGTGTACTTTTTTGGCCGTATCCAAAAAAGTCTCTACAGCGATTGGTCTAGGTGTTGCGGTTGTTGTCGTGATGGCAATTACCGTTCCACTAAACAATTTACTATTCCAGTTCATCCTAAAAGATGGTGCGCTGGCATGGGCAGGGTTCCCTGATATCGACTTGAGCTTCTTAGGATTGCTAAGTTATATCGGTTTGATTGCAGCCACCGTACAGATCCTAGAGATGTTCTTGGACAAGTTTGTACCGAGTCTATATAACGCACTTGGGGTATTCTTACCGCTAATCACCGTAAACTGTGCCATCTTAGGTGGTGTACTATTTATGGTTGAGCGTGACTATAACTTTGGTGAATCTGTTGTCTATGGTGTGGGTGCAGGCTTCGGTTGGGCACTTGCTATTACAGCATTGGCGGGTATCCGTGAAAAGCTAAAATACTCAGATATTCCAGCACCGCTGCGTGGTCTTGGTATTACTTTTATCACGGTTGGTCTTATGTCGCTCGGCTTTATGTCGTTCGGTGGTATGTCCATCTAAACCGCTAAGCTCAAAGCTTTCATTAGCTATTTGACTTATTTAATTCATTTATTCGGTAGAGGTT includes the following:
- a CDS encoding NADH:ubiquinone reductase (Na(+)-transporting) subunit B, with amino-acid sequence MKFLHNMFDRMEPSFTKGGKHEKYYAIFEMFDTFLRQPSSTTYASSHVRDGIDLKRIMITVWLCTFPAMFWGMYNIGHQALTAIAQLGLQPEGWRTVITSMAGYNPDSIWASFVYGAMQFLPIYIVTFAVGILCEIIFAVVRGHEVNEGFFVTSVLFALCLPPDIPLWQVALGIIFGVVVAKEVFGGTGKNFLNPALSGRAFLYFAYPAYMSGDSVWTAVDGFSGATPLGLAALGVVPQDFVDVYGNAITWSDAFLGNMQGSIGEVSTLAILMGAAVLLWTRIASWRIMAGCVVGLIATSLVFNMIGSEDNTMMSLPFYWHLVIGGFAFGAVFMATDPVSAAHTNKGRWAYGILIGFMTVLIRVINPAFPEGIMLAILFANLFAPLFDYFVTQANIKRQTARRVRYVQAQK
- a CDS encoding Na(+)-translocating NADH-quinone reductase subunit C, which produces MSKPKSNNAKTISVALTLCLVCSVLVSAVAVGLKPAQVENARLDRNKNILVAADMYDAESDTADDVAERFKDFEVKIIDLNEGTYLDDDALKTAGIPDRNAYDASQATKNQALSEDLGDNDPAGIGRKPKYAKVYVKNDDAGQPETVVLPIQGYGLWGTIYGFLTLESDMNTIKGISFYEHKETPGLGARIEEPEWRAKWSGIESYDENGNVATGVTKAGNPKENWVDGISGATLTSRGVSNMIQFWLGEQGYKPYLDTLREKSGQTVEGANTQASQSKLAAQPKTELAAKLPVANGKEA
- a CDS encoding NADH:ubiquinone reductase (Na(+)-transporting) subunit D: MADTKSILTTPIFDNNPIALQILGICSALAVTTSMANAMVMCVALTLVTAFSSFFISIIRKQIPSSIRIIVQMTIIASLVILVDQVLKAVAYDVSKGLSVFVGLIITNCIVMGRAEAFAMSNPPIPSFLDGIGNGLGYSAVLLFVATIRELLGAGTWFGITILQPVTDGGWYIPNGLLLLPPSAFFIIGLFIAVVRIWKPEQVEEAEFVMKPQSKGMAHGGGH
- the nqrE gene encoding NADH:ubiquinone reductase (Na(+)-transporting) subunit E, which codes for MGHYVSLFITSVFIENMALAYFLGMCTFLAVSKKVSTAIGLGVAVVVVMAITVPLNNLLFQFILKDGALAWAGFPDIDLSFLGLLSYIGLIAATVQILEMFLDKFVPSLYNALGVFLPLITVNCAILGGVLFMVERDYNFGESVVYGVGAGFGWALAITALAGIREKLKYSDIPAPLRGLGITFITVGLMSLGFMSFGGMSI